The following proteins come from a genomic window of Geothrix edaphica:
- a CDS encoding DNA-3-methyladenine glycosylase I, whose amino-acid sequence MKDRCGWCGTDPLYVAYHDEEWGVPQHDDRRLFEKLVLEGAQAGLSWITILRKREAYRRLFHGFDPARVAAMTDGELEAALQDPGIVRNRLKVFSARKNAGAFLAVQREFGSFDAFLWAFVGGAPKVNHPRTLAEVPAVSPEAEALSKALKKRGFTFVGPTIMYAYLQSLGLVDDHVATCWKRQGPDSL is encoded by the coding sequence ATGAAAGACCGCTGTGGCTGGTGCGGGACGGATCCGCTGTATGTGGCCTACCACGACGAGGAATGGGGCGTCCCCCAGCACGACGACCGGCGCCTCTTCGAGAAGCTGGTGCTGGAAGGGGCCCAGGCCGGGCTCAGCTGGATCACCATCCTCCGGAAGCGCGAGGCCTACCGGAGGCTTTTCCACGGGTTCGATCCCGCGAGGGTCGCGGCGATGACGGACGGGGAGCTGGAGGCCGCCCTCCAGGACCCGGGCATCGTGCGGAACCGCCTGAAGGTGTTCTCGGCCCGGAAGAACGCCGGCGCCTTCCTGGCGGTGCAGAGGGAATTCGGCAGCTTCGACGCCTTCCTGTGGGCCTTCGTGGGCGGGGCGCCGAAGGTGAACCACCCGCGGACGCTGGCGGAGGTTCCGGCCGTGTCCCCGGAGGCCGAGGCCCTGAGCAAGGCGCTCAAGAAGCGGGGCTTCACCTTCGTGGGGCCGACCATCATGTACGCCTACCTGCAGTCCCTGGGCCTGGTGGATGACCACGTGGCCACCTGCTGGAAGCGCCAGGGGCCTGACTCGCTGTAG
- a CDS encoding alpha/beta hydrolase — MRARRWVLLPALPLLAVGGFVAWKTRAVARELVDPPFYRPQPLARVEATYRDLAAGGHGDPGGVWSSEEVAGLQLWRLRRREPAPGVVLLLHGFGDDRWGTSPALKWFPGLDAAIFTYRRRDDALRAGGPAPAVTFGVAESRDVVRIVHHLEATGIPRRKILLLGRSLGASVGLLALADLEREGRGPLAGLIWEGAPASSRSFAERLVRGPADRWWHILAPSIGALASRTAGRLGGYDPSETDLLGRTAGLRFATPSLCFLATQDRLAPPEVQRALAARFTAIRVVEVPTWHLHCAEVLGSAYTGAIQQSVETWFPHATRGPGGPPAAR; from the coding sequence GTGAGGGCGCGCCGCTGGGTGCTCCTGCCCGCCCTGCCCCTGCTCGCGGTGGGGGGATTCGTGGCATGGAAGACCCGGGCCGTCGCCCGGGAGCTGGTGGATCCGCCCTTCTACCGCCCCCAGCCCCTGGCACGGGTAGAAGCCACCTACCGCGACCTGGCGGCGGGCGGGCACGGGGATCCCGGGGGCGTCTGGTCCTCGGAAGAGGTGGCCGGCCTCCAGCTCTGGCGCCTCCGGCGGCGCGAGCCCGCGCCTGGGGTGGTGCTGCTGCTCCACGGCTTCGGAGACGATCGCTGGGGCACCAGTCCGGCCCTGAAGTGGTTTCCGGGCCTCGATGCCGCGATCTTCACCTATCGGCGGCGGGACGATGCCCTCCGGGCCGGTGGGCCAGCGCCGGCCGTGACCTTCGGCGTGGCCGAATCCCGGGATGTCGTCCGCATCGTCCACCACCTGGAAGCCACCGGCATCCCCCGCCGGAAGATCCTCCTGCTCGGCCGGAGCCTCGGCGCTTCCGTGGGCCTGCTGGCCCTGGCGGATCTCGAACGGGAAGGCCGGGGCCCTCTCGCGGGGCTCATCTGGGAGGGCGCCCCCGCCAGCAGCCGGAGCTTCGCCGAGCGCCTGGTGCGGGGCCCGGCGGACCGCTGGTGGCACATCCTCGCCCCGTCCATCGGGGCCCTGGCCAGCCGGACCGCCGGCCGCCTGGGCGGCTACGACCCTTCGGAGACAGATCTCCTGGGCCGGACGGCGGGCCTCCGGTTCGCCACGCCCAGCCTGTGCTTCCTGGCCACCCAGGACCGGCTCGCGCCGCCGGAGGTCCAGCGGGCGCTGGCGGCCCGGTTCACCGCGATCCGCGTGGTCGAGGTGCCCACCTGGCACCTGCACTGTGCGGAAGTGCTGGGATCGGCCTACACCGGGGCCATCCAGCAGTCCGTGGAAACCTGGTTCCCGCACGCGACGAGGGGCCCCGGAGGGCCCCCCGCAGCACGCTGA
- a CDS encoding HU family DNA-binding protein: MEAMETLTKADLSRHLMERLELGKKDADLLVNTFLESIIESLKTGEGVELRGFGSFRLRDRRARQGRNPRSGESIQVPPKRVVYFKLGKELRSKLIDE, from the coding sequence ATGGAAGCGATGGAGACCCTCACCAAGGCTGACCTCTCCCGGCACCTCATGGAGCGGCTCGAACTGGGGAAGAAGGATGCGGATCTCCTGGTGAACACGTTCCTGGAGAGCATCATCGAGTCCCTCAAGACCGGCGAAGGCGTGGAGCTTCGCGGGTTCGGAAGCTTCCGCCTCCGGGACCGGCGGGCCCGCCAGGGGCGGAACCCCCGCAGCGGGGAGAGCATCCAGGTACCCCCCAAGCGCGTCGTGTACTTCAAGCTGGGCAAGGAACTGCGCAGCAAGCTGATCGACGAGTAG
- a CDS encoding 2Fe-2S iron-sulfur cluster-binding protein, whose translation MARTRRADLVLGGRGSLMERCLAGGLPVASACSGQGACARCLVTVLEGAAHLTPPRPHESRTLERNAAGPDQRLSCQCRAVDSSAAILITTGYW comes from the coding sequence GTGGCCCGCACTCGCCGGGCGGACCTCGTCCTTGGCGGGCGGGGGTCCCTGATGGAGCGCTGCCTGGCCGGAGGCCTGCCCGTGGCCTCCGCCTGCTCCGGTCAGGGGGCCTGCGCCCGCTGCCTGGTCACGGTCCTGGAGGGGGCCGCGCACCTGACTCCGCCCCGTCCCCACGAGTCCCGGACGCTGGAGCGCAATGCGGCCGGACCGGATCAGCGGCTCAGCTGCCAGTGCCGGGCCGTGGACTCCTCCGCGGCCATCCTGATCACCACGGGCTATTGGTGA
- a CDS encoding DNA recombination protein RmuC codes for MTLPLVVSLLACLAALLALGAVLRRSRTDPVPFEALRRHAEELASRNRSESHQALIAQLRPLALELGELRTAQAEKLGEGFRQLTAAVQEALRASRSEQGAQLGLVQQQVQQRLETIQASNEAKLEQIRRTVDEQLHEALEKRLGESFNLVAQRLEQVQRGLGEMQGLAQDVGGLKRALTNVKARGVLGEAQLGALLEQFLSPGQYQANVHVRPRSPEVVEFAVKLPGPEEGGTVWLPIDAKFPLEDYQRLMEAYEAGDLVAVEAAGKALEVRLLSQARDIRDKYIAPPHSTDFGLLFLPFEGLYAEVLRRQGLFERLQRECRVILVGPTTLTAFLNSLQVGFKTLAISRQTSEVWKVLGHVKAEFGRFGGALAAVQKKLEEASGKLGDVSARRDQMEKRLAGVEAAPEAGPVGLPVDSLEPSMPYLSKAPE; via the coding sequence ATGACTCTTCCCCTGGTGGTCTCCCTTCTCGCCTGCCTGGCCGCCCTCCTCGCGCTTGGGGCGGTCCTGCGGCGGAGCCGGACTGACCCGGTCCCCTTCGAGGCCCTGCGGCGGCACGCCGAGGAGCTGGCTTCGAGGAACCGGTCCGAATCCCACCAGGCGCTGATCGCCCAGCTCCGGCCCCTGGCGCTGGAACTTGGCGAGCTCCGGACGGCCCAGGCCGAGAAGTTGGGGGAGGGCTTCCGGCAGCTCACGGCCGCCGTCCAGGAGGCGCTCCGGGCCTCCCGGTCCGAGCAGGGGGCCCAGCTTGGGCTGGTCCAGCAGCAGGTCCAGCAGCGGCTCGAGACCATCCAGGCCTCGAACGAGGCGAAGCTCGAGCAGATCCGCCGCACCGTGGACGAGCAGCTGCACGAGGCGCTGGAGAAGCGCCTGGGGGAGAGCTTCAACCTGGTGGCCCAGCGCCTGGAGCAGGTGCAGCGGGGCCTGGGCGAGATGCAGGGGCTGGCCCAGGACGTGGGCGGTCTCAAGCGGGCGCTGACCAACGTGAAGGCGCGCGGAGTCCTGGGTGAGGCCCAGCTGGGGGCCCTGCTGGAGCAGTTCCTGTCCCCCGGGCAGTACCAGGCCAATGTCCATGTGCGGCCGCGGTCCCCGGAGGTGGTGGAGTTCGCGGTGAAGCTCCCCGGGCCCGAAGAGGGCGGCACGGTCTGGCTGCCCATCGACGCCAAGTTCCCGCTGGAGGACTACCAGCGGCTCATGGAGGCCTACGAGGCGGGCGACCTGGTGGCCGTGGAAGCTGCCGGGAAGGCCCTGGAGGTCAGGCTGCTCTCCCAGGCCCGCGACATCCGCGACAAGTACATCGCCCCGCCCCACAGCACGGACTTCGGCCTGCTCTTCCTCCCCTTCGAGGGGCTCTACGCAGAGGTGCTCCGCCGCCAGGGCCTCTTCGAGCGGTTGCAGCGGGAGTGCAGGGTCATCCTGGTGGGCCCCACCACCCTCACAGCCTTCCTCAACAGCCTGCAGGTGGGCTTCAAGACCCTGGCCATCAGCCGGCAGACCAGCGAGGTCTGGAAGGTGCTCGGGCACGTGAAGGCCGAGTTCGGGCGCTTCGGCGGGGCCCTGGCGGCGGTGCAGAAGAAGCTGGAGGAGGCCAGCGGGAAGCTGGGCGATGTCTCCGCCCGGCGGGACCAGATGGAAAAGAGGCTGGCGGGGGTGGAGGCGGCGCCAGAAGCCGGCCCCGTGGGCCTGCCGGTGGATTCCCTGGAACCATCAATGCCTTATTTATCCAAAGCGCCGGAATAA
- a CDS encoding peptidylprolyl isomerase, giving the protein MTRVLFQTDKGDINLELFPKEAPGTVANFVKLIEAGFYDGLAFHRVIPDFVIQGGCPNTKPGASGMPGTGGPGWKIKCETAGNPHQHKLGALSMAHAGKDTGGSQFFVVNGDRRNVQHLDGVHTVFGQCVSDADIKVVQAIKANDRILKATVTEA; this is encoded by the coding sequence ATGACGCGCGTGCTCTTCCAGACCGACAAGGGCGACATCAACCTGGAGCTCTTCCCGAAGGAGGCGCCCGGCACCGTGGCGAACTTCGTGAAGCTCATCGAAGCCGGCTTCTACGACGGCCTGGCCTTCCATCGCGTCATCCCCGATTTCGTCATCCAGGGCGGGTGCCCCAACACCAAGCCCGGCGCCTCGGGCATGCCCGGGACGGGCGGTCCCGGCTGGAAGATCAAGTGCGAGACCGCCGGCAACCCCCACCAGCACAAGCTGGGCGCCCTCTCCATGGCCCACGCCGGCAAGGACACGGGCGGCAGCCAGTTCTTCGTGGTGAACGGCGATCGCCGCAACGTCCAGCACCTCGATGGCGTACACACGGTCTTCGGCCAGTGCGTGTCCGATGCGGACATCAAGGTGGTCCAGGCCATCAAGGCCAACGACCGCATCCTCAAGGCCACGGTCACTGAGGCCTGA
- the tsaE gene encoding tRNA (adenosine(37)-N6)-threonylcarbamoyltransferase complex ATPase subunit type 1 TsaE, with the protein MADRHLADDLATEALGEALARLTPPGGTWLLRGELGAGKTTWTRGFLRGLGGDPDEVASPTYAVLHRYELPEGRLFHLDLYRPGPEGAWTLGLEEAIGPLDRLVVEWAGSDGPWPTAWVAELSLVPEGGGRRAEWTLPDESARR; encoded by the coding sequence GTGGCTGACCGCCACCTCGCCGACGATCTGGCCACCGAGGCCCTGGGCGAAGCCCTCGCCCGGCTCACGCCCCCCGGCGGAACCTGGCTGCTCCGCGGGGAGCTGGGGGCCGGCAAGACCACCTGGACCCGGGGGTTCCTGCGCGGGCTGGGAGGCGACCCGGACGAAGTGGCCTCGCCCACCTATGCCGTCCTCCACCGGTACGAGCTTCCCGAGGGCCGGCTCTTCCACCTGGATCTCTACCGCCCGGGCCCGGAAGGCGCCTGGACCCTGGGGCTGGAGGAGGCCATCGGCCCCTTGGACCGGCTGGTGGTGGAGTGGGCGGGATCAGATGGTCCCTGGCCCACGGCCTGGGTGGCCGAGCTGTCGCTGGTCCCCGAGGGCGGGGGGCGGCGGGCCGAATGGACACTGCCTGACGAATCAGCCCGGCGATGA
- a CDS encoding CsgG/HfaB family protein: MRFRKLLLALLAVLAVATPALAQKKMSKEEKAKLPRIAILEFKAAPDAWHGWRFGGWGNQMGTISNQLRDLFTTEIMEKGRNKIRVIERERLSEIREELNFQQSGEVDTATVQKIGKLLGVKYVMTGKITRFAYKEGGFGTGWGVGALVSKVTGDGMAGAVAGSVNVKKASFTGRLDIRLIEVETGEILGAWKDEDKISDTSVKVAGTGAEVQYDEELVNKVFEPIVARITPKLLRATVAAHEED; this comes from the coding sequence ATGCGTTTCCGCAAGCTGCTCCTGGCCCTGTTGGCCGTCCTCGCTGTCGCGACACCGGCCCTCGCCCAGAAGAAGATGTCCAAAGAGGAGAAGGCGAAGCTCCCGCGCATCGCCATCCTCGAGTTCAAGGCCGCGCCGGATGCCTGGCACGGCTGGCGATTCGGCGGCTGGGGCAACCAGATGGGCACCATCTCCAACCAGCTCCGCGACCTCTTCACCACCGAGATCATGGAGAAGGGCCGGAACAAGATCCGGGTCATCGAGCGCGAGCGGCTGTCCGAGATCCGCGAGGAGCTGAACTTCCAGCAGAGCGGCGAGGTGGATACCGCGACCGTCCAGAAGATCGGCAAGCTGCTGGGCGTGAAGTACGTGATGACCGGCAAGATCACCCGTTTCGCCTACAAGGAGGGCGGGTTCGGCACCGGCTGGGGCGTGGGCGCCCTGGTGAGCAAGGTCACGGGCGACGGCATGGCCGGCGCCGTGGCCGGCAGCGTGAACGTCAAGAAGGCCTCCTTCACGGGCCGCCTGGACATCCGCCTCATCGAGGTGGAGACCGGCGAGATCCTGGGCGCCTGGAAGGACGAGGACAAGATCTCCGACACGAGCGTGAAGGTGGCGGGGACCGGCGCGGAAGTCCAGTACGACGAGGAGCTGGTGAACAAGGTGTTCGAGCCCATCGTCGCCCGGATCACGCCCAAGCTGCTGCGGGCCACCGTCGCGGCCCACGAAGAGGACTGA
- a CDS encoding NAD(P)H-hydrate dehydratase, with the protein MIPLLTADEMRVVERQAIEGWGVPSLVLQEHAALGALALLPPGQPVHVLAGPGNNGGDALALARLARLEGREVSVWSPSAQPGWRGDAAHQARLWKGLGGEIRTSTAPAEAMAVWRGWVVDGLLGLGTTRPLEGAALAWVRALNASGLPVLALDLPSGLDPSAAEIPGEAVRATRTACFGHRKVCHGLMPAREACGDITVVPIPLDRAPRAALQLLERPILPPRAWDAHKGSFGHVVIRAGSLGMSGAAVLSALGALRVGAGLVTVLTDPEVRAEVAAQVPEAMVRPWQGTLPAEADVLLVGPGGIDQVPDWEGPLVLDASALKEGEGKRWMERPGTAITPHPGEFARLFRLPRPMLMDERLAQARQVSTGKPGVLLLKGAQSVLAGGAREELWINPTGHPGLATGGSGDLLAGMVAGFRAQGLPMREAVAAAAWFHGAAADRLPGAGLLPRDLADQLPELLRG; encoded by the coding sequence CTGCCGACGAGATGCGGGTTGTGGAGCGCCAGGCCATCGAGGGCTGGGGCGTCCCATCGCTGGTGCTCCAGGAACATGCGGCCCTCGGAGCCCTGGCTCTGCTTCCCCCGGGGCAGCCGGTCCATGTGCTGGCAGGTCCCGGTAACAACGGGGGCGATGCCCTGGCCCTCGCCCGGCTCGCCCGCCTGGAGGGCCGCGAGGTCTCGGTGTGGTCCCCCTCCGCCCAGCCCGGCTGGCGTGGTGACGCCGCCCACCAGGCCCGGCTCTGGAAGGGCCTCGGCGGCGAGATCCGCACCTCCACGGCCCCGGCGGAAGCCATGGCCGTCTGGCGGGGCTGGGTGGTGGATGGGCTCCTTGGCCTGGGCACCACGCGACCTCTGGAAGGCGCGGCCCTGGCCTGGGTGCGGGCCCTCAACGCCTCAGGTTTGCCGGTGCTGGCCTTGGATCTGCCCTCGGGCCTGGACCCCAGCGCCGCGGAAATCCCCGGGGAGGCTGTGCGCGCCACGCGGACGGCCTGCTTCGGGCACCGCAAGGTCTGCCATGGGCTGATGCCCGCGCGGGAGGCCTGCGGGGACATCACTGTGGTTCCCATTCCCCTGGACCGCGCTCCCCGGGCCGCCCTGCAGCTCCTGGAGCGTCCAATCCTCCCGCCGCGGGCCTGGGATGCCCACAAGGGCAGCTTCGGGCACGTGGTCATCCGGGCCGGGAGCCTGGGCATGAGCGGCGCAGCCGTGCTTTCGGCTCTGGGCGCCCTGCGTGTGGGCGCGGGCCTGGTGACCGTGCTGACCGATCCCGAGGTCCGCGCCGAGGTGGCCGCCCAGGTGCCTGAGGCCATGGTGCGGCCCTGGCAGGGCACCCTACCCGCCGAGGCCGATGTGCTGCTGGTGGGCCCGGGTGGCATCGACCAGGTGCCCGACTGGGAGGGACCCCTGGTGCTGGACGCCTCGGCCCTGAAGGAGGGCGAAGGGAAACGCTGGATGGAGCGGCCCGGCACGGCCATCACGCCCCACCCCGGTGAGTTCGCGCGGCTGTTCCGGCTGCCCCGTCCGATGCTGATGGACGAGCGCCTAGCCCAGGCCCGGCAGGTGTCCACGGGGAAGCCCGGTGTCCTGCTGCTCAAGGGCGCCCAGAGCGTCCTCGCCGGCGGTGCCCGCGAGGAGCTGTGGATCAATCCCACGGGCCATCCGGGGCTTGCCACCGGCGGCAGCGGCGACCTGCTGGCGGGGATGGTCGCCGGCTTCCGCGCCCAGGGGCTGCCCATGCGCGAAGCGGTGGCCGCCGCGGCCTGGTTCCACGGGGCCGCCGCGGATCGCCTCCCCGGCGCCGGCCTGTTGCCGCGGGACCTGGCGGACCAGCTTCCGGAGCTGCTGCGTGGCTGA
- a CDS encoding leucyl aminopeptidase, with protein MPSVDISSQTGKDFAGDALIVPVFSGRERHRLPLAISKVARQVMDEEDFKADYLEVVPLHHPNGVKESRWMVLVGLGDEEKVTLNKIRKAVGTAGRFCLKKKWKKIGVLSPSTSTLDHDAVQAAVAEGALLANYDLVAFKGGKQEAKQFTSIEIFTNGDDTRKARRKLPVIEAGVAACHRVRDLANTPAGDLYPEVFAEMAVKLAKQHKLHCEVLDVPALEKGGFRSVLAVGQGSVRPPRVVKLEYKPKEKPKKHVVLVGKGVCFDSGGLSLKDASGMETMKDDMTGAAIVLATLAACAQLEVPVQVTGLLGLVENMPSGSSYKPGDVLRSRSGKTIEVLNTDAEGRLVLADLLHYAGELGADHVVDLATLTGAALVAMGDGVSAVMGTDQKLVDRLLDAGSAAGEHLWQLPLVEEYTELLKSPLADLKNITGIRWGGTITAGLFLREFVGGASWAHVDLAGSWSGKERDYRTHGASGEGPRFLLEWLMD; from the coding sequence ATGCCTTCAGTGGATATCAGTTCTCAGACCGGGAAGGACTTCGCCGGGGATGCCTTGATCGTCCCCGTATTCTCCGGGCGCGAGCGCCATCGTCTGCCGCTCGCCATCAGCAAGGTCGCGCGCCAGGTGATGGATGAAGAGGATTTCAAGGCGGACTATCTCGAAGTTGTGCCGCTGCATCACCCCAATGGTGTCAAGGAGAGCCGCTGGATGGTGCTCGTCGGCCTCGGCGACGAAGAGAAGGTGACGCTCAACAAGATCCGCAAGGCGGTGGGAACCGCGGGCCGCTTCTGTCTCAAGAAGAAGTGGAAGAAGATCGGCGTGCTGTCGCCGTCCACGTCCACCCTGGATCACGACGCGGTGCAGGCCGCCGTGGCCGAAGGCGCGCTGCTGGCGAACTACGATCTCGTGGCCTTCAAGGGCGGCAAGCAGGAGGCGAAGCAGTTCACGTCCATCGAGATCTTCACCAATGGCGACGACACTCGGAAGGCCCGCCGCAAGCTGCCCGTGATCGAGGCTGGTGTCGCGGCCTGCCATCGCGTCCGTGACCTCGCCAACACCCCCGCCGGCGATCTCTATCCCGAAGTCTTCGCCGAAATGGCCGTGAAACTGGCCAAGCAGCACAAGCTCCACTGCGAGGTGCTGGATGTGCCGGCCCTGGAGAAGGGTGGCTTCCGTTCGGTGCTCGCCGTGGGTCAGGGCAGCGTGCGCCCCCCGCGGGTGGTGAAGCTGGAGTACAAGCCCAAGGAGAAGCCCAAGAAGCATGTGGTGCTGGTGGGCAAGGGCGTCTGCTTCGATTCGGGCGGCCTGTCCCTCAAGGATGCCTCCGGCATGGAGACCATGAAGGACGACATGACCGGCGCGGCGATCGTCCTGGCCACCCTGGCGGCCTGCGCCCAGCTGGAAGTCCCGGTCCAGGTGACGGGGCTCCTCGGCCTGGTGGAGAACATGCCCTCCGGGTCCAGCTACAAGCCCGGCGATGTCCTCCGCAGCCGCAGCGGCAAGACCATCGAAGTGCTCAACACCGATGCCGAGGGCCGGCTGGTGCTGGCGGACCTGCTCCACTACGCCGGGGAGCTGGGCGCGGACCATGTGGTGGACCTGGCCACCCTCACCGGGGCGGCCCTGGTCGCCATGGGCGATGGCGTCTCGGCGGTCATGGGCACGGACCAGAAGCTGGTGGACCGGCTCTTGGACGCCGGCAGCGCCGCTGGCGAGCATCTCTGGCAGCTCCCCCTGGTGGAGGAGTACACCGAGCTGCTCAAGAGCCCCCTGGCCGACCTGAAGAACATCACCGGCATCCGCTGGGGCGGCACCATCACCGCCGGCCTCTTCCTGCGGGAGTTCGTGGGTGGCGCCTCCTGGGCCCATGTGGACCTCGCCGGCAGCTGGTCGGGCAAGGAGCGGGACTACCGCACCCACGGCGCCAGCGGGGAGGGCCCCCGGTTCCTCCTGGAATGGCTCATGGATTGA
- a CDS encoding chorismate-binding protein yields MDLTPRHRQPFPLPGPWPDCAQALLRRGAVWLHTGGTGDGLLGLPDGPILASRWSGDAWTSRLDGQARSGSPWEALESVLPEHPGPWIGAVSFELACDEAALPRQALTPGTLGQHWRGLRQALHVWDGEAELWSWGAPPEPGLWQGLLRPEVSRVPPPPALHPRWTEAHHRAAVEAIRERILEGGFYVANLCVPFDALFPGDPVALALAAFRRARPPFGALLDLGDLCLLCLSMERLLSRRGDRIWSQPIKGSVPLTGDPELDRRAAETLAADPKERAEHTMIVDLVRNDLGRVARTGTVVVSRPMAVEPYPTVQHLVSTVEARTRPGLGLADLLRAVLPGGSVTGAPKHAVCTHLAGTEAASRGFYCGALGWIAPSGDLDLTLPIRTAQIAGEALTYWTGGGITRRSDPAREWAELFLKTRAISG; encoded by the coding sequence ATGGATCTGACCCCCCGGCACCGCCAGCCCTTCCCCCTGCCCGGCCCCTGGCCTGACTGTGCCCAGGCCCTTCTCAGGCGGGGTGCAGTCTGGCTCCATACGGGCGGCACGGGCGACGGGCTCCTGGGCCTGCCGGACGGCCCCATCCTGGCCTCCCGATGGTCAGGCGATGCCTGGACCTCCCGCCTGGACGGCCAGGCCCGCTCCGGATCGCCCTGGGAGGCCCTGGAGTCCGTCCTGCCGGAGCATCCGGGCCCCTGGATCGGTGCCGTCTCCTTCGAACTGGCCTGCGACGAGGCCGCCCTGCCCCGCCAGGCGTTGACCCCCGGGACCCTGGGACAGCACTGGCGGGGCCTCCGGCAGGCCCTTCACGTCTGGGATGGCGAAGCCGAGCTGTGGTCCTGGGGCGCCCCGCCGGAACCAGGCCTCTGGCAGGGCCTCCTCCGGCCCGAGGTCTCCCGGGTTCCGCCCCCCCCGGCGCTCCACCCCCGCTGGACCGAGGCCCACCACCGGGCGGCCGTCGAGGCCATCCGCGAGCGCATCCTTGAAGGCGGGTTCTATGTCGCCAACTTGTGCGTTCCCTTCGACGCCCTGTTTCCGGGCGATCCGGTGGCGCTGGCCCTGGCGGCCTTCCGGCGGGCCCGCCCCCCCTTCGGCGCGCTCCTGGACCTCGGCGACCTGTGCCTCCTCTGCCTGAGCATGGAACGGCTCCTGTCCCGCCGCGGGGACCGGATCTGGTCCCAGCCCATCAAGGGCAGCGTTCCCCTCACGGGAGACCCGGAGCTCGACCGCCGGGCGGCGGAAACCCTGGCCGCCGATCCCAAGGAGCGGGCCGAGCACACCATGATCGTGGACCTGGTGCGCAACGACCTGGGTCGCGTGGCCCGCACCGGAACCGTCGTCGTGAGCCGACCCATGGCCGTGGAACCCTACCCCACCGTGCAGCACCTGGTGAGCACCGTGGAGGCCCGGACCCGCCCGGGTCTCGGCCTGGCCGACCTCCTCCGGGCCGTCCTCCCGGGCGGGAGCGTCACCGGCGCCCCCAAACACGCGGTCTGCACGCACCTGGCCGGGACCGAGGCCGCGTCCCGGGGCTTCTACTGCGGCGCCCTGGGCTGGATCGCCCCCAGCGGCGACCTGGACCTGACCCTGCCCATCCGGACCGCCCAGATCGCGGGAGAGGCCCTCACCTACTGGACCGGCGGCGGCATCACCCGCCGCAGCGACCCCGCCCGGGAATGGGCGGAGCTGTTCCTGAAGACCCGGGCCATCAGCGGCTGA
- a CDS encoding HNH endonuclease: MLKGRERHGVGEVIAVDRNYVPMQEVSRRRALCAVVAGRAHVLNPATFERHRNLDGRLELIIFPHAQACSDSKLLIGRLERRVLRRDHYLCQYEGCQRKATTVDHVIPLCQGGSTTWQNLVGCCLPCNQIKGGRTPDQAGMVLKRQPKGPRAHLFERFEELLKRASAA, from the coding sequence ATGCTGAAGGGACGGGAACGTCACGGCGTGGGTGAGGTGATCGCCGTGGACCGGAACTACGTCCCCATGCAGGAAGTGAGCCGGAGGCGGGCCCTCTGCGCCGTGGTGGCGGGCCGCGCCCACGTGCTCAACCCGGCCACCTTCGAGCGCCACCGGAACCTGGATGGCCGCCTCGAGCTCATCATCTTCCCGCACGCCCAGGCCTGCAGCGACTCCAAGCTCCTCATCGGCCGCCTGGAGCGCCGCGTGCTGCGCCGGGACCACTACCTCTGCCAGTACGAAGGCTGCCAGCGGAAGGCCACCACGGTGGATCATGTGATTCCCCTCTGCCAGGGCGGGTCCACCACCTGGCAGAACCTGGTGGGCTGCTGCCTGCCCTGCAACCAGATCAAGGGCGGCCGGACGCCGGATCAGGCCGGCATGGTCCTCAAGCGCCAGCCCAAAGGCCCCCGGGCCCACCTGTTCGAACGCTTCGAGGAACTGCTGAAGCGGGCGAGCGCGGCCTGA